The Lycium barbarum isolate Lr01 chromosome 12, ASM1917538v2, whole genome shotgun sequence genome includes a region encoding these proteins:
- the LOC132622772 gene encoding B3 domain-containing protein LOC_Os12g40080-like isoform X2, producing the protein MLVDPDNPPAFYKLLLSREAFMNKILMPSDFVKKHKKMLTKACLLKTDVAGMSWEAKIVREKPNYFICEGDWPRFVVHHQLKHGDVLLFFLVEKSTFRVQPYTPKCCRSIRERQLLYEELSSSCSEEEIGPSRRSKRAKSVDPLIVLDSEEETVDTSSSDDESKHEDDPSYAHPAIYSKKPKREKASSDEEEEAESGSEEEIGPKKIKFSVINLNNKDPYYEIVVKKSHSTFMTIPMRFAKWAGIIGMKKLRLVNEEGNEWGVEIVHIGARFHIRKGWAEFRTHNKIASGETCRFKLIQGRGANVLQVQKVPKPHSL; encoded by the exons ATGCTAGTGGATCCCGATAACCCTCCAGCGTTTTACAAGCTTTTACTATCTAGAGAAGCCTTCATGAATAAGATA CTAATGCCGTCTGATTTTGTGAAAAAACACAAGAAGATGTTGACCAAGGCTTGCTTACTGAAAACGGATGTAGCTGGGATGTCATGGGAAGCAAAGATAGTGAGAGAAAAGCCCAATTACTTCATATGTGAAGGAGACTGGCCACGGTTTGTGGTACATCACCAATTGAAACATGGTGATGTTTTGCTCTTTTTTCTCGTTGAGAAATCAACGTTTCGTGTCCAACCCTACACACCTAAATGTTGTAGAAGCATTCGTGAGAGGCAACTTCTTTATGAGGAACTCAGCAGTAGTTGCTCGGAAGAGGAGATTGGACCTTCAAGAAGATCAAAGAGAGCTAAAAGTGTGGATCCACTAATAGTGCTGGATTCTGAGGAAGAAACCGTTGACACGTCATCCAGTGATGACGAGTCCAAACATGAAGATGATCCTTCATATGCACATCCTGCAATTTATTCCAAGAAACCTAAGCGGGAGAAGGCGTCATCAG ATGAGGAGGAAGAAGCTGAGAGTGGAAGTGAAGAAGAAATTGGTCCAAAGAAGATCAAATTCAGTGTGATAAACTTAAACAACAAAGATCCATACTATGAAATAGTTGTTAAAAAGTCACACTCAACTTTCATG ACTATCCCGATGAGGTTCGCCAAATGGGCAGGCATAATTGGCATGAAGAAATTGAGACTGGTTAACGAAGAAGGCAACGAATGGGGAGTGGAAATAGTGCATATTGGGGCAAGGTTTCACATAAGAAAAGGATGGGCTGAATTTCGAACGCATAACAAGATAGCCAGTGGTGAGACCTGTCGATTCAAGTTGATTCAGGGCCGTGGTGCTAATGTTTTGCAGGTTCAAAAGGTACCAAAACCCCATTCCTTGTAA
- the LOC132624337 gene encoding uncharacterized protein LOC132624337 encodes MAAYEQKLNHARQALEITQAKLCLQPLDQQLLEQEKGILADVEKWSNVEEQVLRQKSKACWIDRGDSNSKFFHAQWKIRSSRNAISSVDTETGIKLTDPLLDVTEEEIYAAILDMPKEKAPGVDGFPIEFFTRNWEIVKKEVIEAVQNFFSTRKLDPTVNCTAVTLVPKKQTPTHVKDYRPIACCTTIYKIIAKVLTSRLKTVIDGLIGCCQSAFIEGRHILDNIIFSHELLKGYNRKWISLRCVLKVDLRKAYDTLEWVFLERVLLDLRFPYKFVKWIMECITTVSYSLLLNGGLTKPFRAKRGIRQGDLMSPYLFVIGMEADISSIQLLNATFQKLSQASGLKANTDKCSVYMAGISLTTKQQIQDLLGYSAGELPFRLQMIKSVLFGLQTYWAQFFILPKKVLKMVEAICRSFLWTGSATISKKALNKAAIIKQLWAVGRKKDCLWIKWIHSFYIKRGNLADSPLPKAATWVVKKILGTRELILQHQAMQGDLQSILSGTLLNGKFSIKKMYALLMPHYTKVTWKSIMLQPNVHPRYKFTLWLAIQGRLATVDRLQKFGIIVPPDCIFCGQTQETLSHLYFECSITKGLWCRLLVWLGYTRKIGDWKYEVKWISHIARHKSGHCSITCCIFGMLVALVWRERNLLRFQSTQFLPDRLCREIAQPIHIQGRNNFKWQRALAAMNSYP; translated from the exons ATGGCTGCTTATGAGCAGAAATTGAATCATGCTAGACAAGCCCTTGAAATAACACAGGCTAAACTATGCTTACAACCTTTAGACCAACAACTGCTGGAACAGGAGAAGGGTATTTTGGCTGATGTAGAGAAATGGAGCAATGTGGAGGAACAAGTTTTAAGACAGAAATCTAAAGCATGTTGGATTGACCGTGGAGACTCAAATTCTAAGTTCTTTCATGCTCAATGGAAAATTAGAAGCAGCAGGAATGCAATCTCATCTGTTGACACTGAGACTGGGATTAAACTTACTGATCCATTACTA GATGTAACAGAGGAGGAAATCTATGCAGCTATACTAGATATGCCAAAGGAAAAAGCACCGGGTGTAGATGGGTTCCCTATAGAATTCTTTACAAGAAACTGGGAAATTGTAAAGAAAGAGGTTATTGAAGCTGTTCAGAATTTTTTCAGTACTAGGAAGCTTGACCCCACAGTAAATTGCACAGCTGTAACACTTGTGCCTAAGAAGCAAACTCCCACTCATGTCAAGGACTATAGACCCATTGCTTGTTGCACCACCATATACAAAATAATTGCAAAAGTCCTTACTAGTAGGCTCAAGACTGTTATTGATGGTTTGATAGGATGCTGTCAGTCTGCCTTCATTGAAGGAAGACACATTCTAGATAACATCATTTTCAGCCATGAACTCCTCAAGGGATACAATAGAAAATGGATTTCTCTAAGATGTGTGTTAAAAGTGGACCTCAGAAAGGCTTATGATACTTTAGAATGGGTTTTCCTGGAAAGAGTCCTTCTTGATCTGAGATTTCCATACAAATTTGTCAAATGGATAATGGAGTGCATTACAACTGTCTCTTATTCGTTGTTACTAAATGGAGGACTCACAAAACCTTTCAGAGCTAAGAGGGGCATCAGGCAAGGGGACCTTATGTCCCCTTACCTGTTTGTCATTGGTATGGA GGCAGATATTAGCTCCATTCAACTACTTAATGCCACTTTCCAGAAATTATCTCAAGCCTCTGGACTGAAAGCAAATACTGATAAGTGTTCAGTTTACATGGCTGGCATCTCTCTCACTACAAAGCAGCAGATACAAGACTTATTGGGCTATTCTGCAGGAGAGCTCCCATTCAG GCTACAAATGATAAAGTCTGTGCTCTTTGGACTTCAAACCTACTGGGCCCAGTTCTTCATACTTCCAAAAAAGGTTTTGAAGATGGTAGAAGCAATTTGTAGATCCTTCCTCTGGACAGGAAGTGCTACTATTTCAAAAAAGGCTTTG AATAAGGCTGCTATTATAAAGCAGCTATGGGCCGTTGGTAGGAAGAAAGATTGCCTCTGGATAAAGTGGATACACAGTTTCTATATAAAAAGGGGTAACCTAGCAGATTCTCCCTTGCCCAAGGCTGCAACTTGGGTGGTAAAGAAGATCTTGGGCACAAGGGAGCTGATTCTGCAACATCAAGCTATGCAAGGTGATCTGCAGAGCATACTCTCAGGAACACTCTTGAATGGGAAATTCTCTATCAAGAAGATGTACGCACTCCTTATGCCTCACTATACCAAAGTTACATGGAAGAGTATTATGTTGCAACCTAATGTCCATCCCAGATACAAATTCACACTTTGGCTGGCAATACAAGGTAGATTAGCAACTGTGGATAGACTTCAGAAATTTGGTATTATAGTGCCACCTGATTGCATCTTCTGTGGGCAGACCCAAGAAACACTCTCCCATCTTTATTTTGAATGCTCAATCACAAAGGGATTGTGGTGCAGATTGTTGGTATGGCTAGGGTACACTAGAAAAATAGGGGATTGGAAATATGAAGTCAAATGGATCTCACACATTGCTAGACATAAATCAGGCCACTGCTCCATTACTTGCTGCATTTTTGGTATGCTAGTGGCATTGGTTTGGAGAGAAAGGAACCTACTCAGATTTCAAAGCACTCAGTTTCTTCCTGATAGACTCTGCAGAGAGATTGCTCAACCCATTCACATCCAAGGCAGGAACAACTTCAAATGGCAGAGAGCTCTTGCTGCTATGAATTCCTATCCCTAG
- the LOC132622772 gene encoding B3 domain-containing protein LOC_Os12g40080-like isoform X1: protein MLVDPDNPPAFYKLLLSREAFMNKILMPSDFVKKHKKMLTKACLLKTDVAGMSWEAKIVREKPNYFICEGDWPRFVVHHQLKHGDVLLFFLVEKSTFRVQPYTPKCCRSIRERQLLYEELSSSCSEEEIGPSRRSKRAKSVDPLIVLDSEEETVDTSSSDDESKHEDDPSYAHPAIYSKKPKREKASSGGSDEEEEAESGSEEEIGPKKIKFSVINLNNKDPYYEIVVKKSHSTFMTIPMRFAKWAGIIGMKKLRLVNEEGNEWGVEIVHIGARFHIRKGWAEFRTHNKIASGETCRFKLIQGRGANVLQVQKVPKPHSL from the exons ATGCTAGTGGATCCCGATAACCCTCCAGCGTTTTACAAGCTTTTACTATCTAGAGAAGCCTTCATGAATAAGATA CTAATGCCGTCTGATTTTGTGAAAAAACACAAGAAGATGTTGACCAAGGCTTGCTTACTGAAAACGGATGTAGCTGGGATGTCATGGGAAGCAAAGATAGTGAGAGAAAAGCCCAATTACTTCATATGTGAAGGAGACTGGCCACGGTTTGTGGTACATCACCAATTGAAACATGGTGATGTTTTGCTCTTTTTTCTCGTTGAGAAATCAACGTTTCGTGTCCAACCCTACACACCTAAATGTTGTAGAAGCATTCGTGAGAGGCAACTTCTTTATGAGGAACTCAGCAGTAGTTGCTCGGAAGAGGAGATTGGACCTTCAAGAAGATCAAAGAGAGCTAAAAGTGTGGATCCACTAATAGTGCTGGATTCTGAGGAAGAAACCGTTGACACGTCATCCAGTGATGACGAGTCCAAACATGAAGATGATCCTTCATATGCACATCCTGCAATTTATTCCAAGAAACCTAAGCGGGAGAAGGCGTCATCAG GTGGTTCAGATGAGGAGGAAGAAGCTGAGAGTGGAAGTGAAGAAGAAATTGGTCCAAAGAAGATCAAATTCAGTGTGATAAACTTAAACAACAAAGATCCATACTATGAAATAGTTGTTAAAAAGTCACACTCAACTTTCATG ACTATCCCGATGAGGTTCGCCAAATGGGCAGGCATAATTGGCATGAAGAAATTGAGACTGGTTAACGAAGAAGGCAACGAATGGGGAGTGGAAATAGTGCATATTGGGGCAAGGTTTCACATAAGAAAAGGATGGGCTGAATTTCGAACGCATAACAAGATAGCCAGTGGTGAGACCTGTCGATTCAAGTTGATTCAGGGCCGTGGTGCTAATGTTTTGCAGGTTCAAAAGGTACCAAAACCCCATTCCTTGTAA